The proteins below are encoded in one region of Stenotrophomonas bentonitica:
- a CDS encoding NADPH-dependent FMN reductase — MATPTIAVLVGSLRKGSHNQALAHALEKLVAGKATFEYVQIGNLPLYNQDFDKDYPAEGLRLKDQIRKADAVLFVTPEYNRSIPGVLKNAIDLGSRPYGHSAFAGKPAAVIGASIGAIGTALAQQHLRNVLAYLDMPVLGQPEAFIHFKEGLIDEHGTISNEGTRDFLQAYVDKFLAWIATHGGQR; from the coding sequence ATGGCCACCCCCACCATCGCCGTCCTCGTCGGCAGCCTGCGCAAGGGCTCGCACAACCAGGCATTGGCCCACGCGCTGGAAAAACTGGTCGCCGGCAAGGCGACCTTCGAGTACGTGCAGATCGGCAACCTGCCGCTCTACAACCAGGACTTCGACAAGGATTACCCGGCCGAAGGCCTGCGCCTGAAGGACCAGATCCGCAAGGCCGACGCGGTCCTGTTCGTCACCCCCGAATACAACCGCTCGATCCCCGGCGTGCTCAAGAACGCGATCGACCTGGGCTCGCGCCCCTACGGCCACAGTGCCTTCGCCGGCAAGCCGGCGGCAGTGATCGGCGCCTCCATCGGCGCGATCGGCACCGCACTGGCCCAGCAGCACCTGCGCAACGTGCTGGCCTATCTGGACATGCCGGTGCTGGGGCAGCCGGAGGCCTTCATCCATTTCAAGGAAGGCCTGATCGACGAGCACGGCACGATCAGCAACGAAGGCACCCGCGACTTCCTGCAGGCATACGTGGACAAGTTCCTGGCCTGGATCGCCACGCATGGCGGTCAGCGTTGA
- the asnB gene encoding asparagine synthase (glutamine-hydrolyzing), translating to MCGLAGMLLAAPGREQAALEQQARRMGDALLHRGPDDSGVWADAASGIALAHRRLSILDLSPLGHQPMASDDGRYVLAYNGEVYNFAALRLELEGLGHVFRGHSDTEVLLAAFVAWGFDDTLQRANGMFAIALWDRAEQCLWLARDRVGKKPLYYGWAGDTLVFGSELKALWQHPDFDNDIDRDALTLLLRLDYIPAPHCIHERCFKLMPGRVLRLDAATVAAGAAAHRPDQQQLPFWNARERMQQALAQPFLGSDDEAENQLDAVLRDAVGLRMVADVPVGVFLSGGTDSSVVAALMQSQSSSPIHSFSIGFEGSDHDEAPLAKALAGHLGTDHTELYVSGADALAVVPDLPGMFDEPFADASQVPTALVARLARSAVTVALSGDGGDELFFGYSRYQRALRNWTMLGRVPAPLRRWMAAHAHTQGESSRTGGLAALLAETGARGIGDVYRNRISRWRDPVAAVIGARGAGSFYDLADPLHGAGSPADAMMLADFSTYLPDDLLCKVDRTSMAVSLEARAPLLDWRVAEFAWSLPLGMKQRDGVSKYMLKRVLGRYVPQDMVHRPKRGFGAPVSAWLKGDLRGWADELLDPARLAAEGVFNVDAVAPLWAQFKNGERKWHTHLWNVLMFQAWQAHWKQARAGVART from the coding sequence ATGTGTGGACTGGCAGGAATGTTGCTGGCCGCCCCCGGACGGGAGCAGGCCGCGTTGGAACAGCAGGCACGCCGCATGGGCGATGCCCTGCTTCACCGTGGGCCGGATGACAGCGGGGTATGGGCCGACGCCGCCAGCGGCATCGCGCTGGCGCACCGCCGCCTGAGCATCCTTGACCTGTCGCCGCTGGGCCACCAGCCGATGGCCTCCGACGACGGCCGTTACGTGCTGGCCTACAACGGCGAGGTGTACAACTTCGCGGCGCTGCGGCTGGAGCTGGAGGGCCTGGGTCATGTGTTCCGGGGTCATTCCGACACCGAGGTGCTGCTGGCCGCGTTCGTCGCCTGGGGCTTTGACGACACCCTGCAGCGGGCCAACGGCATGTTCGCCATCGCCCTGTGGGACCGCGCCGAACAGTGCCTGTGGCTGGCCCGCGACCGCGTCGGCAAGAAGCCGCTGTACTACGGCTGGGCCGGCGACACGCTGGTGTTCGGCTCCGAGCTGAAGGCACTGTGGCAGCACCCGGACTTCGACAACGACATCGACCGCGACGCGCTGACCCTGCTGCTGCGGCTGGACTACATTCCCGCGCCGCACTGCATCCATGAGCGCTGCTTCAAGCTGATGCCGGGCCGCGTGCTGCGCCTGGATGCGGCGACCGTGGCCGCCGGCGCGGCCGCGCACCGCCCGGACCAGCAGCAGCTGCCGTTCTGGAACGCGCGCGAGCGCATGCAGCAGGCGCTGGCGCAGCCGTTCCTGGGCAGCGACGACGAGGCCGAGAACCAGCTCGACGCGGTGCTGCGCGACGCGGTCGGGCTGCGCATGGTGGCCGACGTGCCGGTCGGGGTGTTCCTCTCCGGCGGCACCGATTCGTCGGTGGTGGCGGCGCTGATGCAGTCGCAGTCGTCCAGCCCGATCCACAGTTTCAGCATCGGGTTCGAAGGCTCCGACCACGACGAGGCGCCGTTGGCCAAGGCGCTGGCCGGGCACCTGGGCACCGACCACACCGAGCTGTACGTCAGCGGCGCCGACGCACTGGCGGTGGTGCCGGACCTGCCGGGGATGTTCGACGAACCCTTCGCCGACGCCTCGCAGGTACCGACCGCGCTGGTCGCGCGGCTGGCGCGCAGTGCGGTGACGGTGGCGCTGTCGGGCGACGGCGGCGATGAACTGTTTTTCGGCTACAGCCGGTACCAGCGCGCGCTGCGCAACTGGACAATGCTGGGCCGGGTGCCGGCACCGCTGCGGCGCTGGATGGCCGCGCATGCGCACACCCAGGGCGAGTCCTCGCGCACCGGCGGGCTGGCCGCGCTGCTGGCCGAAACCGGCGCACGCGGCATTGGCGACGTGTACCGCAACCGCATTTCGCGCTGGCGCGACCCGGTCGCGGCGGTGATCGGCGCGCGCGGCGCGGGCAGCTTCTACGACCTGGCCGACCCGCTGCACGGCGCCGGTTCGCCGGCCGACGCGATGATGCTGGCCGATTTCAGCACCTATCTGCCGGACGACCTGCTGTGCAAGGTCGACCGCACCAGCATGGCGGTCAGCCTGGAAGCGCGCGCGCCGCTGCTGGACTGGCGGGTGGCCGAGTTCGCCTGGTCGCTGCCGCTGGGCATGAAGCAGCGCGACGGGGTCAGCAAGTACATGCTCAAGCGGGTACTGGGCCGTTACGTGCCGCAGGACATGGTGCACCGGCCCAAGCGCGGGTTCGGCGCGCCGGTAAGCGCCTGGTTGAAGGGCGACCTGCGCGGCTGGGCCGATGAACTGCTGGACCCGGCACGGCTCGCCGCCGAAGGCGTGTTCAACGTGGACGCGGTGGCACCGTTGTGGGCGCAGTTCAAGAACGGCGAACGCAAGTGGCACACCCACCTGTGGAACGTATTGATGTTCCAGGCCTGGCAGGCGCATTGGAAGCAGGCGAGGGCGGGGGTGGCACGCACGTAA